A DNA window from Parabacteroides johnsonii DSM 18315 contains the following coding sequences:
- a CDS encoding exo-beta-N-acetylmuramidase NamZ family protein, with translation MRTVIRCVFWLLSLFLMSEIQAVTPQKEPLKLGAERMDVVTRLLKDKRVGLVVNQTSILEKQQKHLLDALLEEGVDVKKVFAPEHGFRGTADAGAEIKDSRDVKTGVPIISLYGKNKKPTAEQLAGLDVVVFDIQDVGARFYTYISTMHYVMEACAGSGVEFIVLDRPNPNDFIDGPIRQKGFESFVGVDPLPILHGLTVGELAWMINKEGWLKSTPDTCKLHIVKMENWRHGDPYWLPVKPSPNLPNDQSIRLYPSLCFFEGTNISVGRGTYYPFQILGAPDPRYGDFTFTPASLPGFDTKPLHKDKECYGTDLREYPFTGGLTLKFLLDFYNKAGNDQAFFFTRPQWFDLLAGTKELRFQIVRGLKEDEIRASWQPALNEYKKIRKKYLLYPDYR, from the coding sequence ATGAGAACAGTTATCAGGTGTGTCTTCTGGCTGTTAAGCCTGTTCTTGATGTCCGAAATCCAGGCCGTCACTCCACAGAAAGAACCTCTAAAATTAGGGGCCGAACGTATGGACGTCGTTACCCGTCTGTTGAAAGACAAACGGGTCGGATTAGTTGTGAACCAAACCTCCATCCTCGAAAAGCAGCAGAAGCATTTGCTGGACGCCTTGCTAGAAGAGGGCGTCGACGTAAAAAAAGTGTTCGCTCCTGAACACGGTTTCCGAGGGACGGCCGATGCTGGTGCCGAGATCAAAGACAGCCGTGACGTAAAAACAGGAGTCCCCATCATATCCCTATACGGAAAGAACAAGAAGCCGACAGCCGAGCAGTTGGCTGGTCTGGACGTGGTCGTATTCGACATTCAGGATGTCGGAGCCCGTTTCTATACCTACATCAGCACCATGCACTACGTGATGGAAGCCTGTGCCGGAAGCGGTGTCGAGTTTATCGTCCTGGACCGTCCCAACCCGAACGACTTCATTGACGGCCCCATCCGCCAGAAAGGATTCGAATCGTTTGTCGGTGTAGATCCGTTGCCCATACTGCACGGTCTGACGGTTGGCGAACTGGCTTGGATGATCAACAAGGAAGGTTGGCTAAAAAGCACGCCCGACACCTGTAAACTACATATCGTCAAGATGGAAAACTGGCGTCACGGCGATCCGTACTGGTTACCGGTAAAGCCCTCTCCCAACCTGCCGAACGACCAGTCGATCCGCCTTTATCCTTCGCTCTGTTTCTTCGAAGGGACCAATATCAGTGTCGGCCGCGGAACCTACTATCCGTTCCAAATATTAGGAGCACCCGATCCCAGATACGGAGATTTCACCTTTACGCCAGCCTCGCTACCCGGCTTCGATACGAAACCATTGCATAAAGACAAGGAATGCTACGGCACAGACTTGAGGGAATATCCCTTTACCGGAGGATTGACGCTGAAATTCCTCCTCGATTTCTACAATAAAGCCGGCAACGACCAGGCTTTTTTCTTCACTCGCCCGCAATGGTTCGACCTGCTTGCCGGGACAAAAGAGTTGCGCTTCCAGATTGTCCGCGGCTTAAAGGAGGACGAAATACGCGCAAGTTGGCAACCGGCATTAAATGAATATAAGAAAATCAGAAAGAAATACTTATTATATCCCGATTATCGTTAA
- a CDS encoding HDIG domain-containing metalloprotein — MNPLDIIAKYYPASSDVYRILVMHSRSVADKALAIARMHPEMNLDLTFIEEAAMLHDIGIFRCNAPDIDCHGEAEYICHGYLGAELMRAEGYPRHARVCERHTGTGITLAMIEERNLPLPHRDFMPETLEEQLVCFADKFYSKTKLDKEKSVEKVKQGLSKYGNETVERFDNWCKLFLGE; from the coding sequence ATGAACCCTTTAGATATTATTGCCAAATATTACCCGGCAAGCTCGGATGTGTATCGGATTTTGGTTATGCATAGTAGAAGTGTGGCAGATAAAGCTTTGGCTATAGCCCGGATGCATCCGGAAATGAATCTTGACCTTACCTTTATAGAAGAAGCAGCCATGCTGCACGATATCGGTATTTTCCGTTGTAATGCTCCTGATATCGATTGTCATGGGGAGGCGGAATATATTTGCCACGGTTATCTGGGGGCCGAACTGATGCGGGCGGAAGGTTATCCGCGCCATGCCCGTGTGTGCGAACGGCATACCGGAACGGGTATCACGCTGGCAATGATCGAAGAACGTAATCTGCCTCTTCCACACCGGGACTTTATGCCGGAAACCTTGGAAGAACAACTGGTTTGTTTCGCCGATAAGTTCTACAGCAAAACGAAGCTGGACAAAGAAAAATCTGTCGAAAAGGTAAAACAAGGTCTCTCCAAGTATGGGAATGAAACTGTCGAACGGTTTGATAACTGGTGTAAACTCTTTTTAGGGGAATAA
- a CDS encoding putative LPS assembly protein LptD, with protein sequence MFLKYKCLIILLLFLTGNMMTEAQELIAPTDTVTAVVGDTVVPAGQDSVLALDSVPKKQTGLDAPVSYQAKDSIIMTGANWAYLFGESDVKYQQIELQSEKIEMNMDSSLVYATFGLDSIGEEFGYPLFKDGDQQYESKTMRYNFGTKKGYITDVITQQGEGYVTAGRTKKMDNDVLNMVGGRYTTCDEHDHPHFYIQMTKAKVRPKKNIVTGPVYMVFEDVPLYPIGLPFCFFPFSSSYSSGIIMPTFGDESSRGFYLRDGGYYFALSDYMDLALTGEIYTKGSWGLSARSSYRKRYKFSGSFNASYLVTRLGDKGLPDYSLSKDFKLNWTHSQDPKANPYRTFSASVNFATSSYDRNNLNSFYPGSQGFADANQNTKGSSISITQRFPNNPFSLSATMNVNQRSKDSTISLTLPDITITMSRIFPFKRKNAVGKERWYEKISMSYNGYLRNSIDTKEDKLFKSSLVKDWRNAMQHQIPVSATFSLFKYLNISPSFNYTERWYTNKVEKAYDMQKKQVVARDTTYGFYRVFDYSTSVSASTTLYGFYKPLPFLGDKIKMIRHRFEPSVTLSYTPDFGASKYGFWKDLMYEDQYGQTQYTSYSPFENGMFGTAPNGKSGSLSFQLDNNLEMKIKSDRDSTGERKISLIDKLSLGMSYNMAADSFKWSDLSVGLRLKFSKSYTLNLNGTFDTYTYGYDEATKTVRRLDIPRWQAGKGLGRLRQTGTSFSYTFNNDTFGKLFGKKDNSDDSNNPPTDPNASNDPEFEQISSGEEGDQQGKMEGGRLRGAKKDTGEFDSYGYMVNKVPWSLSFSYSMQLRYGDFDPSKLEYKYKLTHALSFNGNIQPTKNWRFNFSATYDFDTHKISYMTCNITRDLHCWQMSASFVPVGPYKSYTFNIAVSSSLLKDLKWRQSSNYRDGQKWD encoded by the coding sequence ATGTTTTTGAAATACAAATGCCTGATTATTTTGTTGCTTTTCCTCACCGGAAACATGATGACTGAGGCGCAGGAACTTATTGCCCCGACCGATACCGTGACGGCCGTTGTGGGCGATACGGTCGTACCCGCCGGACAGGATAGTGTGCTTGCGTTGGACAGCGTACCGAAGAAGCAGACAGGGTTGGACGCTCCGGTTTCCTACCAGGCGAAAGACTCCATCATCATGACGGGGGCGAACTGGGCTTATTTGTTCGGGGAAAGCGATGTGAAATATCAACAGATCGAACTTCAGTCCGAGAAAATCGAGATGAATATGGACAGTAGCCTGGTGTATGCCACTTTCGGTCTCGACTCGATCGGGGAGGAATTCGGCTATCCTCTTTTCAAAGATGGTGACCAACAGTATGAATCCAAGACGATGCGCTATAATTTCGGTACGAAAAAAGGATACATTACGGATGTGATCACGCAACAAGGCGAAGGCTATGTGACAGCTGGGCGTACCAAAAAGATGGACAACGATGTCTTGAATATGGTGGGTGGACGGTATACGACTTGTGACGAGCACGATCACCCCCACTTCTATATCCAGATGACAAAGGCGAAAGTCCGTCCGAAAAAGAATATCGTGACGGGGCCCGTCTATATGGTGTTTGAGGATGTTCCGCTTTATCCGATCGGCCTGCCTTTCTGTTTCTTTCCGTTTTCGAGTTCTTACTCTTCGGGTATTATCATGCCTACTTTCGGAGATGAAAGTTCGCGTGGTTTCTATCTGCGTGACGGAGGGTATTATTTTGCGTTGAGCGATTATATGGACCTGGCTCTGACCGGTGAAATCTATACGAAAGGTTCCTGGGGACTGTCGGCTCGTTCTTCTTATCGGAAACGGTATAAGTTTTCGGGTAGTTTCAATGCCTCCTATCTGGTTACCCGTTTAGGGGACAAGGGGCTTCCCGATTATAGCTTGTCTAAGGACTTCAAGCTGAACTGGACGCATTCGCAGGATCCGAAAGCCAATCCATACCGGACTTTCTCGGCGAGTGTGAACTTTGCGACCAGTAGTTACGACCGTAACAACCTGAACAGTTTCTATCCGGGTTCGCAGGGATTTGCGGATGCGAACCAGAATACCAAAGGGTCCAGTATCAGTATAACGCAGCGTTTTCCGAATAATCCTTTCAGCCTTTCGGCTACCATGAATGTGAATCAGCGTTCGAAAGACTCGACGATCTCGTTGACGTTGCCTGATATTACGATTACGATGAGCCGTATCTTCCCGTTCAAGCGAAAAAATGCGGTCGGCAAAGAGCGCTGGTATGAGAAAATTTCCATGAGCTACAACGGCTACCTGCGTAATAGTATCGATACGAAAGAAGACAAATTGTTCAAGTCGAGCTTGGTGAAGGATTGGCGGAATGCCATGCAGCACCAGATTCCGGTGAGTGCGACTTTCTCTTTGTTCAAGTACCTGAATATCTCGCCATCGTTCAACTATACCGAACGTTGGTATACCAATAAGGTGGAAAAAGCATACGATATGCAGAAGAAGCAGGTGGTTGCACGTGATACGACGTATGGTTTTTACCGCGTATTCGATTACAGCACGTCTGTTTCGGCTTCCACTACGCTATATGGTTTTTATAAACCGTTGCCGTTTTTGGGTGACAAGATCAAGATGATCCGTCACCGTTTCGAACCTTCGGTGACCTTGAGCTATACGCCTGATTTCGGAGCTTCCAAATATGGTTTCTGGAAAGATCTTATGTATGAAGATCAATATGGACAGACGCAGTATACTTCTTACTCGCCGTTTGAAAACGGTATGTTCGGGACGGCCCCTAACGGGAAGTCGGGGAGCTTGAGCTTCCAGTTGGATAACAACCTTGAAATGAAGATCAAGTCGGATCGCGATTCGACGGGAGAACGCAAGATCAGCCTGATCGATAAGTTGTCATTAGGGATGAGCTATAATATGGCGGCCGATTCGTTCAAGTGGAGTGACTTGAGTGTCGGCTTGCGTCTCAAGTTTTCGAAGAGCTATACTTTGAACCTGAACGGTACGTTTGATACCTATACTTATGGCTATGATGAAGCGACGAAGACCGTTCGCCGTTTGGATATTCCTCGCTGGCAGGCAGGTAAAGGATTAGGACGTTTGCGCCAGACCGGTACGAGTTTCTCTTATACCTTTAATAATGATACGTTCGGCAAATTGTTCGGCAAGAAAGATAATAGCGACGATTCCAACAATCCTCCGACAGACCCCAATGCATCGAACGATCCGGAATTCGAACAAATCTCTTCGGGGGAAGAAGGGGACCAGCAGGGTAAAATGGAAGGCGGTCGCTTGCGTGGCGCCAAGAAAGATACGGGTGAGTTCGATTCGTATGGCTATATGGTCAATAAGGTGCCCTGGAGCCTTTCATTCAGCTATAGCATGCAATTGCGTTATGGAGACTTTGATCCGAGCAAGCTCGAATATAAGTATAAACTTACACATGCATTGAGCTTTAACGGTAATATCCAGCCGACGAAGAACTGGCGTTTTAATTTTAGTGCCACTTATGACTTCGATACGCATAAGATATCATATATGACTTGTAATATAACCCGCGACCTGCATTGTTGGCAAATGAGCGCCAGCTTTGTGCCGGTGGGGCCTTATAAGTCTTATACCTTCAATATCGCAGTAAGTTCGTCTTTGCTGAAAGACCTGAAATGGCGCCAGAGCAGCAACTATCGTGACGGACAGAAATGGGATTGA
- the ung gene encoding uracil-DNA glycosylase, whose amino-acid sequence MDVKIEQSWKERLSSEFEKNYFSQLITFVKEEYRQRTIYPPGPYIFSAFEHCPFDKVKVVILGQDPYHEPGQAHGLCFSVQDGTPFPPSLVNIFKEIESDLGKPVPQTGNLLRWADQGVLLLNATLTVRAHQAGSHQNKGWEEFTDAVIHRLTEERSHIVYILWGSYAQRKGAFIDASRNLILKSAHPSPLSAYRGFFGNKHFSKANDYLIATGQTPIEW is encoded by the coding sequence ATGGACGTCAAGATAGAACAGAGCTGGAAAGAACGATTAAGTTCAGAGTTTGAAAAGAATTATTTCAGCCAGTTGATCACATTTGTTAAAGAAGAATACCGCCAAAGAACCATCTATCCCCCCGGTCCCTATATCTTCAGTGCGTTCGAACATTGTCCGTTCGACAAGGTCAAAGTAGTCATTCTCGGACAAGATCCCTATCACGAACCCGGACAGGCACACGGACTTTGTTTCTCCGTCCAGGACGGGACACCCTTTCCTCCGTCACTCGTCAACATCTTCAAAGAAATCGAAAGCGATTTAGGCAAACCCGTACCGCAAACCGGCAATCTGCTCCGTTGGGCAGACCAGGGCGTCTTGCTTCTCAATGCAACCCTGACGGTTCGTGCACACCAAGCCGGCTCACACCAGAATAAAGGTTGGGAAGAATTCACGGATGCCGTGATCCACCGCCTGACAGAAGAGCGAAGCCATATCGTTTACATCCTGTGGGGTTCGTATGCACAACGGAAGGGAGCTTTCATAGATGCCTCCCGCAACCTGATATTGAAATCGGCTCACCCATCTCCCCTCTCCGCTTATCGCGGATTCTTTGGGAATAAGCATTTCAGTAAAGCAAACGATTATCTGATCGCGACCGGACAGACTCCTATAGAATGGTAG
- the asnA gene encoding aspartate--ammonia ligase: MSYLIKPAGYKALLNLSQTEMGIKKIKDFFQQNLSSELRLRRVTAPLFVLKGMGINDDLNGTERAVTFPIKDLDDAKAEIVHSLAKWKRLTLADYQIEKGYGIYTDMNAIRSDEELGNLHSLYVDQWDWERVMGAEERNVDFLKEIVRRIYAALVRTEYLVYEMFPEIRPTLPQQIHFIHSEDLLQKYPTFTPKEREDAITKEYGAVFIIGIGCKLSNGEKHDGRAPDYDDWSTVAENGQIGLNGDLLVWDEVLNRSLELSSMGIRVDKEALLRQLEICNAEEKKELYFHKRLLNGELPLSIGGGIGQSRLCMFYLRKAHIGEIQASIWPEEMRREARAAGMYLI, translated from the coding sequence ATGAGTTACTTAATTAAACCAGCAGGATATAAGGCTTTATTGAACTTATCGCAGACCGAGATGGGTATCAAAAAGATCAAAGACTTTTTCCAGCAAAACCTGTCTTCCGAATTACGGTTGCGGCGTGTCACAGCTCCGTTGTTCGTCTTAAAAGGGATGGGTATCAATGATGACCTGAACGGTACGGAACGCGCTGTCACGTTTCCGATCAAGGATTTGGACGACGCCAAAGCAGAAATCGTCCATTCGCTTGCCAAATGGAAACGCCTTACTCTCGCCGACTATCAAATCGAAAAAGGTTACGGTATCTATACCGACATGAACGCTATCCGCTCTGACGAAGAGTTGGGAAACCTCCATTCTTTATATGTCGACCAATGGGACTGGGAACGCGTCATGGGAGCTGAAGAACGGAATGTGGACTTTCTGAAAGAAATCGTACGCCGCATCTATGCAGCCTTGGTGCGTACCGAATATCTGGTCTATGAGATGTTCCCTGAAATCCGTCCGACATTACCCCAGCAAATCCATTTCATACACTCCGAAGATTTACTGCAAAAATACCCGACCTTCACACCGAAAGAACGGGAAGATGCGATTACGAAAGAATATGGAGCCGTTTTCATCATCGGTATCGGCTGCAAGTTAAGCAACGGAGAGAAACACGACGGACGCGCTCCGGACTACGACGACTGGTCGACAGTTGCGGAAAACGGACAAATCGGATTGAATGGCGACCTACTCGTCTGGGACGAAGTGCTGAACCGTTCGCTCGAACTATCCTCCATGGGTATTCGCGTGGATAAGGAAGCCTTGCTCCGCCAACTGGAAATTTGCAACGCGGAAGAAAAGAAAGAACTATATTTCCACAAACGTCTGCTGAACGGCGAACTGCCACTAAGTATCGGGGGTGGTATCGGACAGAGCCGCTTGTGTATGTTTTACCTCCGCAAAGCCCATATCGGTGAAATTCAGGCAAGCATATGGCCGGAAGAAATGCGTCGTGAAGCCCGTGCTGCCGGCATGTATTTGATCTAA
- a CDS encoding DoxX family protein: MSVVYKFLFPSKPEGNAFSLFLLALRILFGVLLLSHGIQKWTNFSAMSGSFPDPLGVGSTLSLGLAIFGEVFCSVGFIFGAFYRLAMIPMVFTMGMAFFVIHGNDPFAAKELAFIYLVVFVLMYITGPGKFSIDHVISSALSKKKR, from the coding sequence ATGTCAGTGGTTTATAAATTTCTTTTTCCTTCCAAGCCGGAAGGAAATGCGTTTTCCCTTTTTTTGTTGGCGTTGCGTATCCTTTTCGGAGTATTGCTGCTTTCGCATGGTATCCAGAAATGGACGAATTTTAGTGCTATGTCGGGATCTTTCCCAGATCCGTTGGGCGTAGGAAGTACGTTGTCGTTGGGACTGGCTATTTTTGGTGAGGTGTTTTGCTCTGTGGGTTTTATATTCGGTGCGTTTTATCGCCTGGCTATGATCCCGATGGTCTTTACGATGGGAATGGCCTTTTTTGTGATACACGGGAATGATCCGTTTGCAGCGAAGGAACTAGCCTTTATTTATCTGGTGGTGTTTGTGCTGATGTATATAACGGGACCTGGTAAATTTTCTATCGATCATGTCATATCCTCTGCATTATCGAAAAAGAAACGGTGA
- the purB gene encoding adenylosuccinate lyase, which produces MIFSTLTAISPVDGRYRNKAENLAAYFSEYALIKYRVQVEIEYFITLSEFLPQLHALATVENKEALRKIYREFSVEDATRIKEIESVTNHDVKAVEYFIKEKFDLLSLQEYKEFIHFGLTSQDINNTSVPLSIKDALNEVYFPGLQEVIDMLKKYAEDWADVPMLAKTHGQPASPTRLGKEVMVFVYRLEQQVRLLKATPVSAKFGGATGNFNAHHVAYPDYDWKAFGNKFVNEVLGLSREEWTTQISNYDNMAAIFDGMKRIDTILIDLCRDFWQYVSMEYFKQKIKAGEVGSSAMPHKVNPIDFENAEGNLGMANAILAHLATKLPISRLQRDLTDSTVLRNVGVPMAHIEIAFKSLTKGLGKLLLNEKALYRDLDNCWAVVAEGIQTILRREGYPKPYEALKALTRTNDGITAESISNFIDTLQVSDAVKAELKAITPHNYTGI; this is translated from the coding sequence ATGATATTTTCGACACTGACAGCAATTTCGCCTGTAGACGGGCGATACAGAAATAAAGCCGAGAACCTGGCGGCTTACTTTTCAGAGTATGCGCTCATTAAATATAGAGTGCAGGTTGAGATCGAGTATTTTATTACTCTGTCTGAATTCTTACCGCAGCTTCACGCATTGGCGACTGTGGAAAATAAAGAGGCTTTGCGGAAAATCTACCGCGAGTTTTCGGTTGAGGACGCTACCCGTATTAAAGAGATCGAGAGTGTGACAAATCATGATGTAAAGGCTGTTGAATATTTTATAAAAGAAAAATTCGACTTGTTGTCTTTGCAGGAGTATAAAGAATTTATCCATTTCGGATTGACTTCCCAGGATATTAATAATACATCTGTCCCTCTGTCTATCAAGGATGCGCTGAATGAAGTGTATTTCCCCGGTCTGCAGGAAGTGATCGACATGTTGAAGAAATATGCCGAGGACTGGGCGGATGTTCCCATGTTGGCCAAAACACATGGACAGCCGGCTTCTCCTACTCGTTTGGGAAAAGAAGTGATGGTGTTTGTTTACCGTTTGGAGCAACAGGTGAGGCTGTTGAAAGCGACTCCTGTTTCCGCCAAGTTCGGTGGAGCAACCGGTAATTTCAATGCGCATCATGTGGCTTATCCGGATTATGACTGGAAAGCTTTTGGAAATAAGTTTGTGAATGAAGTGTTGGGACTGAGCCGTGAGGAATGGACGACACAGATTTCCAACTATGATAACATGGCTGCTATTTTTGACGGAATGAAACGTATCGACACAATTCTGATTGATTTGTGCCGTGATTTCTGGCAGTATGTTTCCATGGAGTATTTTAAACAGAAGATCAAAGCCGGCGAGGTTGGTTCTTCTGCCATGCCGCACAAGGTGAATCCGATCGACTTTGAAAATGCAGAAGGTAATTTGGGTATGGCAAACGCCATCCTGGCACACCTGGCTACCAAGTTGCCGATTTCACGTTTGCAGCGTGACCTGACAGACTCTACAGTCCTTCGTAATGTCGGTGTGCCGATGGCTCATATCGAAATCGCATTCAAAAGTTTAACAAAAGGACTGGGTAAGTTGTTATTAAACGAAAAAGCATTGTACCGGGATTTGGATAACTGCTGGGCTGTAGTGGCCGAAGGTATTCAGACCATTCTTCGTCGCGAAGGATATCCGAAACCTTATGAAGCATTGAAAGCCTTGACCCGTACAAATGATGGTATCACAGCCGAGTCAATCAGTAATTTTATCGATACGTTGCAGGTTAGCGATGCTGTTAAAGCTGAATTAAAGGCGATAACGCCGCATAATTATACAGGTATTTAG
- a CDS encoding pseudouridine synthase, with the protein MSTEERDESQPRPRKVIPSIRRENTDQDSERRPYNQGYNRPEGNNYERRPYNRPNRDDRGGYNFYGDNRSYGDRPSRPRTYDNRDGGYNKPYNRDNGGNRSYGNSNREGGYNSRPSYGNNRSYGNNDRSYGNDRSYGNDRSYNRPSRPSYEDRGKAYSVTPSGDAISGDGVKKRRPRVGDTRVSSSYDNRDNRGGRPSYGNNNNRYGNGGGRGGYNNNRRPNNNRRTGDYNPNAKYNFQKQLKYKEVLADPNEPIRLNKFLSNAGVCSRREADEFIQAGVVQVNDQVVTELGTKITRQDKVLFKDQQVQIESKVYIVLNKPKNCVTTSDDPQERLTVMDLVKNACQERIYPVGRLDRNTTGVLLLTNDGDLASKLTHPSFKKKKIYHVWLDKNVSIEDMEKIANGLELEDGEIHADAISYASEDDKSQVGIEIHSGRNRIVRRIFESLGYHVVKLDRVYFAGLTKKNLGRGKWRYLNEREVNALRMGAFE; encoded by the coding sequence ATGAGCACAGAAGAAAGAGATGAATCTCAACCGCGTCCAAGAAAGGTGATACCAAGTATCAGACGGGAAAACACAGACCAGGATTCTGAAAGAAGACCTTACAATCAAGGTTATAACAGACCTGAAGGAAACAACTATGAACGGAGACCATATAACCGTCCTAACCGGGATGACCGTGGAGGTTATAATTTTTATGGGGACAACCGCTCTTATGGAGACAGACCGAGTCGCCCGCGTACGTATGATAACCGTGATGGCGGTTACAACAAACCGTATAATCGCGATAATGGTGGAAACCGTAGCTATGGCAACTCTAACCGTGAAGGCGGCTATAACAGCAGACCTTCTTACGGTAACAATCGCTCTTATGGCAACAACGATCGTTCTTATGGCAATGACCGTTCTTATGGAAACGATCGTTCGTACAATCGTCCGTCTCGTCCGAGCTATGAAGACAGAGGAAAGGCTTATTCGGTCACTCCGTCCGGCGATGCTATTTCGGGTGATGGTGTAAAGAAAAGAAGACCGCGTGTAGGTGATACCCGTGTAAGTTCGTCTTACGATAATCGCGATAATCGTGGTGGCAGACCTTCATACGGTAATAACAACAACCGTTATGGAAATGGCGGCGGACGTGGCGGCTACAATAACAACAGACGTCCGAACAACAATCGCCGTACTGGTGATTACAATCCGAATGCCAAGTATAACTTCCAGAAACAGTTGAAGTATAAGGAAGTGCTGGCTGATCCGAACGAACCGATCCGCTTGAATAAGTTCTTGTCTAATGCAGGCGTTTGTTCGCGTCGCGAGGCGGATGAATTTATCCAGGCAGGTGTTGTTCAGGTAAATGATCAGGTTGTAACCGAATTGGGAACGAAGATTACCCGTCAGGACAAGGTGTTGTTCAAAGACCAGCAGGTTCAGATCGAGAGCAAAGTGTATATTGTTCTGAATAAGCCGAAGAACTGTGTGACAACATCCGATGATCCTCAGGAACGTCTGACTGTCATGGATTTGGTTAAGAACGCTTGCCAGGAACGAATTTATCCGGTGGGCCGTCTGGACCGTAACACGACAGGTGTCCTGTTGCTGACTAACGATGGTGATCTGGCTTCCAAGCTGACACATCCTTCTTTCAAGAAGAAGAAGATCTACCATGTATGGTTGGATAAGAACGTCTCTATTGAAGATATGGAAAAGATCGCTAACGGACTGGAGCTTGAAGACGGAGAAATCCATGCTGACGCTATCAGTTATGCAAGCGAAGATGACAAGAGCCAGGTTGGTATCGAAATTCACTCGGGACGTAACCGTATCGTCCGTCGTATTTTCGAATCACTGGGCTATCACGTGGTTAAACTGGATCGTGTCTATTTTGCCGGTCTTACAAAAAAGAACCTGGGACGTGGAAAGTGGCGTTATCTGAACGAACGTGAGGTAAACGCGCTCCGCATGGGTGCTTTTGAATAA